In Desulfobacterales bacterium, a single window of DNA contains:
- a CDS encoding DUF364 domain-containing protein — protein sequence MQQLDILNTILAELDHVPDHPVTDVVLGKHIAGVESQKLGIATWAIGKHPAAAGQLPKKKLPESAKELARFLLSDDPMEASLGLAAVNSLLPDPPADELIPRNASELILEYGQGKNVAVIGHFPFVEDMADKFSRFWVLEKDPQKGDTDAGQSPEVLPQADVVAITAVTLSNGTLGGILTHISADAVKILVGPSTPMARVLFKMGFCALAGSIVNDTPTAKLCIASGCSFRMVKGVTHVLWG from the coding sequence ATGCAACAACTGGACATATTAAACACAATATTGGCCGAACTCGATCATGTACCGGATCACCCGGTAACGGATGTCGTTTTAGGCAAGCATATTGCCGGCGTTGAAAGCCAGAAATTGGGAATTGCCACATGGGCGATCGGCAAACATCCGGCGGCGGCCGGCCAGCTGCCGAAAAAAAAGCTGCCCGAATCGGCCAAAGAACTGGCCCGGTTCCTGTTGAGCGATGATCCCATGGAGGCCTCTCTGGGATTGGCGGCCGTCAACTCGCTGCTGCCCGATCCACCCGCCGACGAACTGATCCCCCGTAATGCGTCGGAACTGATTCTCGAATACGGACAGGGGAAAAATGTTGCCGTTATCGGGCATTTTCCTTTCGTGGAAGACATGGCCGATAAATTTTCCCGGTTCTGGGTACTCGAAAAAGATCCCCAAAAAGGAGACACGGATGCCGGTCAATCACCGGAGGTGCTTCCACAGGCCGATGTCGTGGCAATCACCGCCGTTACGCTTTCCAATGGAACCCTGGGAGGCATTCTTACGCACATCTCTGCGGATGCCGTCAAAATTCTGGTCGGACCCAGCACCCCGATGGCGCGTGTCTTGTTTAAAATGGGCTTCTGCGCTCTGGCAGGAAGCATTGTTAACGATACGCCGACCGCTAAACTGTGTATCGCCTCGGGCTGCTCGTTTCGAATGGTAAAAGGCGTTACGCATGTCCTCTGGGGCTGA
- a CDS encoding nucleoside-triphosphatase: MSITDGFCPRMIIVTADPQSGKSTLIEMLIPALRQQNVKVAGILAKGLWKNGIRSGFHLIDLKCNQSVPLARRIKTCGPSSVSFEFFPAGIQAGQRALSKASCANADVVIVDEVGRLETAGKGWAPFLTPLLGLDNMVHIWVIRTKLVDIACRHWNLDRPYIVRADEPGALDDLIRFILEALKEISHEKSQSPQRV; encoded by the coding sequence GTGAGCATCACAGATGGTTTCTGCCCCCGAATGATCATCGTTACAGCAGACCCCCAGAGCGGAAAATCCACGCTGATAGAAATGCTGATTCCGGCTTTGCGGCAACAAAACGTTAAAGTGGCCGGCATTCTGGCAAAAGGGTTGTGGAAAAACGGAATTCGCAGCGGATTTCATCTGATCGATCTGAAATGCAACCAAAGCGTACCGCTGGCCCGGCGGATAAAAACATGTGGGCCATCTTCAGTTTCGTTTGAATTTTTCCCGGCCGGCATACAGGCCGGCCAGCGCGCCCTTTCCAAAGCGTCCTGTGCCAATGCTGACGTTGTAATCGTGGATGAAGTCGGTCGGCTGGAAACGGCCGGAAAGGGCTGGGCCCCTTTTCTGACGCCGCTGTTGGGCCTGGACAATATGGTCCACATATGGGTGATTCGAACCAAACTGGTGGATATTGCCTGCAGACACTGGAATCTGGATCGACCGTATATCGTACGGGCGGATGAGCCGGGTGCGCTGGACGATCTTATACGTTTCATATTGGAAGCATTAAAGGAAATATCTCACGAAAAGTCGCAAAGCCCGCAAAGGGTTTAA